A region from the Muribaculum gordoncarteri genome encodes:
- a CDS encoding GIN domain-containing protein, which produces MKKYFIALALAITATMTLSAANLQRITLKAKSFSSITLNCAADIKLCQKPDSAGMIVYHIAPEIKDKIHFIVKNGTLECTTDRGVKLTKENISRITIFANSPLKRVAVNGSGDIKVCKKVTLSSNLSASVNGSGDINLPSMNINELNLNVNGSGDINGANITVNSLQASVNGSGDIEVSTLKSETINASVNGSGDLELKQVTANTVNASVNGSGDLTMSGTTSSANYALNGSGDISCSPLKAKDVNANCSGSGDITCHASESITAKTELSGEITCHGNPATTKLSGRTKNIHIK; this is translated from the coding sequence ATGAAAAAGTATTTTATTGCTCTTGCGCTCGCCATTACAGCAACAATGACACTGTCGGCAGCGAATCTACAACGCATCACACTCAAGGCCAAATCATTCTCATCGATAACCCTTAATTGTGCCGCTGACATAAAGCTGTGTCAAAAGCCCGACTCGGCCGGAATGATAGTCTATCATATAGCTCCCGAGATAAAAGACAAAATTCACTTCATCGTAAAGAACGGCACACTTGAATGTACCACCGACCGAGGAGTGAAATTGACCAAGGAAAACATATCCCGCATCACCATATTTGCCAACTCTCCCTTGAAGAGAGTAGCTGTAAACGGCTCGGGCGACATAAAGGTGTGCAAGAAGGTGACACTCTCATCCAACTTATCAGCATCAGTCAACGGTTCGGGTGACATCAATCTGCCCTCAATGAACATCAATGAGTTGAATCTCAATGTAAACGGTTCAGGTGACATCAACGGTGCAAACATAACTGTAAACAGTCTTCAGGCTTCGGTCAACGGTTCGGGCGACATTGAAGTTTCAACCCTGAAAAGCGAAACTATCAACGCATCGGTCAACGGTTCGGGCGACCTCGAGCTTAAGCAGGTAACCGCCAACACCGTAAATGCATCGGTCAACGGCTCGGGCGACCTCACAATGTCGGGCACCACCTCTTCGGCAAACTACGCACTAAACGGCTCGGGCGACATTTCATGCAGCCCGTTAAAGGCCAAGGATGTTAATGCAAACTGTTCAGGTTCAGGCGACATCACTTGCCATGCAAGCGAATCAATTACCGCAAAGACAGAATTGTCAGGCGAAATCACATGTCACGGCAATCCTGCCACGACAAAACTGTCGGGACGCACCAAAAACATTCATATAAAGTAA
- a CDS encoding GIN domain-containing protein, whose protein sequence is MLKRILSLIAITASILAVNAEELKRYEIDVKDFSELKVIEGLTVDYKCSEDSAGMAVFTTSPDMASLLMFTNNKNKLEIQISTDGIDYHGLPKITVYSRFLNKVENSGDSLVRVLSVAPSPSFKARLIGNGTLSVRGVDTNTLDGSLDTGNGVLVLYGKAASAKLSLVGTGSIQADELDADDIKCSLLGTGYIECNPLKTLNVVGASSGKVYHKGSPKIKSRAIGVKVIPIDNAQ, encoded by the coding sequence ATGCTTAAACGGATACTATCATTAATCGCAATCACCGCCTCGATCCTCGCCGTAAATGCCGAGGAGTTGAAGCGTTACGAAATCGATGTAAAAGACTTCAGCGAACTCAAGGTTATCGAAGGCCTGACGGTCGACTACAAGTGCAGCGAGGATTCAGCCGGCATGGCTGTATTCACGACATCGCCCGACATGGCATCGCTCCTCATGTTCACCAACAACAAGAACAAGCTGGAGATTCAGATTTCCACCGACGGAATCGACTACCATGGCCTACCCAAAATCACTGTCTACTCACGCTTCCTGAACAAGGTGGAAAACAGCGGTGACTCACTGGTAAGAGTGCTCTCGGTAGCCCCCTCGCCCTCATTCAAGGCACGCCTCATAGGCAACGGCACACTGTCGGTGCGCGGAGTCGACACCAACACCCTTGACGGATCGCTCGACACCGGCAACGGAGTGCTCGTGCTCTACGGCAAGGCTGCAAGTGCCAAATTGAGCCTCGTAGGCACCGGTTCGATTCAAGCCGACGAGCTTGATGCCGACGACATAAAATGTTCGCTTCTCGGTACCGGCTACATCGAATGTAATCCCCTCAAGACCCTCAACGTGGTAGGCGCAAGCTCGGGCAAAGTATATCACAAAGGCTCGCCCAAGATAAAGTCACGGGCCATAGGCGTGAAAGTCATCCCCATCGATAACGCCCAATAA
- a CDS encoding lipopolysaccharide biosynthesis protein has protein sequence MAEEPSLKLRTARTIKWNLIDKVSSQVLYAVTGWVLANRLSQEDFGLVGTVLIFQAFANIFVDSGFSSALLQRKNPSQLDYSSVLWFNITVATLIYAVLWLAAPLIALTFNDERLVDLSRVMFLAFIINATAIVQTNRLMKQMTVRMIAISNFIGLIVSSVVGIYLALNDFGAWAVVWQTITLATVKSLILWITSRWLPSLAFSFESIKCIIGVGVGVMGSSLLNTLSQKICSIIIGIFTGMRALGYYTQADKWSVMGTASLSQVVTASFLPVLSQFQDDRERFSRAAAKMNRFTAYVTFPAMCMLIAMATPIFHLLFGTKWDASIALFQILLLRGIFTILTSLYNNYIVALGRSSKIIVAELVKDIASIIAIVATLPYMGLSTPDDPTQGLRIMLWGQLAASVITWFVTLKMVSNLTGRGTGRFIVDLVPYLMQGALITIVMLALSNVITGNIPLLCAQFAAAAIIYLGINAILHSTIQHEMLQYIFYRFVKNKKDVKL, from the coding sequence ATGGCCGAAGAACCAAGCCTGAAATTACGCACGGCACGCACCATAAAATGGAACCTCATCGACAAGGTTTCATCACAGGTGCTCTATGCCGTGACAGGCTGGGTGCTGGCCAACAGGCTGTCGCAGGAGGACTTCGGACTCGTTGGCACAGTGCTCATTTTCCAGGCATTTGCCAACATATTTGTCGACAGCGGATTCTCGTCGGCACTGCTTCAGCGCAAAAATCCGTCACAACTCGACTACAGCTCGGTGCTTTGGTTCAACATCACCGTAGCCACACTCATTTATGCGGTCCTATGGCTTGCCGCTCCACTGATTGCCCTGACATTCAACGACGAGCGGCTTGTCGACCTGTCAAGGGTCATGTTTCTCGCATTCATCATCAATGCAACCGCCATCGTGCAGACCAACAGGCTGATGAAGCAGATGACAGTGCGCATGATAGCCATATCCAACTTCATCGGACTTATCGTAAGTTCGGTGGTAGGCATATATCTCGCACTTAACGACTTCGGAGCATGGGCGGTGGTGTGGCAAACGATCACACTCGCCACTGTAAAGTCACTTATTCTGTGGATTACAAGCCGCTGGTTGCCCTCGCTCGCCTTCTCTTTCGAGTCAATCAAGTGCATAATCGGCGTGGGCGTAGGCGTAATGGGCAGCTCGCTGCTCAACACGTTGTCGCAAAAAATATGCTCAATCATCATAGGCATCTTCACCGGAATGCGTGCGCTCGGTTACTACACCCAAGCCGACAAGTGGAGCGTAATGGGCACAGCATCGCTTTCGCAAGTCGTCACAGCCTCGTTTCTTCCGGTACTGTCGCAATTTCAAGACGACAGGGAACGATTCAGCCGTGCCGCGGCCAAGATGAACCGCTTCACAGCCTACGTGACATTCCCGGCGATGTGCATGCTCATAGCAATGGCCACACCCATATTTCACCTCCTGTTCGGCACAAAATGGGATGCCTCGATCGCCTTATTCCAGATTTTGCTGCTGCGTGGCATATTCACCATACTGACTTCGCTCTACAACAACTACATCGTAGCCCTCGGACGCTCTTCCAAAATCATCGTGGCCGAACTTGTCAAGGACATAGCCTCCATCATAGCAATTGTGGCGACCCTTCCCTACATGGGGCTCTCAACACCCGACGACCCCACTCAGGGACTGCGCATAATGTTGTGGGGACAGCTTGCCGCATCGGTTATCACATGGTTTGTAACGCTGAAGATGGTATCTAATCTTACAGGCCGCGGCACCGGACGATTCATTGTTGACCTGGTGCCTTACCTGATGCAAGGCGCACTGATCACGATTGTGATGCTCGCTCTAAGCAATGTCATCACCGGCAACATTCCGCTGCTATGCGCCCAGTTTGCAGCAGCGGCAATAATATATCTGGGAATCAACGCGATACTTCATTCAACAATACAGCACGAAATGCTGCAATACATCTTTTATCGCTTTGTCAAAAATAAGAAAGATGTTAAATTATAA
- a CDS encoding M16 family metallopeptidase: protein MTNNSNDIFTYHTLANGLRIVHRASAADVEHCGVAIKAGSRNESSADYGLAHFVEHTIFKGTDRRRSWHIVNRMESVGGEINAYTSEEVTMLYSCFPKGNLTRAVELMADLIGYSRFPENEIDREREVVLDEIDSYLDSPSDAIFDDFNDLIFAGSSLGHNILGTAETIETFTPESCRDFLSTHYTPGNMVFFYTGPTAPSRVMSTVERHLGFLNHSVKELHDETPREVTPFDIRKKLGTHQSHTVIGARIPGIYSRSNHTYALLNNIIGGPCMNSRLNVLLRERHGYVYSVDSYISSFTDCGLFTVYFGCDENHVKPCRRLIFRTLDELAQSTMSMRALDAAKKQYLGQTIVAGANAEQVALATGRSTLFHRHALHPDEIIERIMGITPEDIRLAAEKLTPSRCSILTFGQ, encoded by the coding sequence ATGACAAACAATAGCAACGACATATTCACCTACCATACCCTTGCTAACGGACTGCGCATTGTGCATCGTGCGTCGGCTGCCGATGTGGAGCATTGCGGCGTGGCCATAAAGGCAGGAAGTCGCAACGAATCATCGGCCGACTACGGCCTTGCACACTTCGTCGAGCACACCATATTCAAAGGCACCGACCGCCGCCGCTCATGGCACATAGTAAATCGTATGGAATCGGTGGGCGGTGAAATCAACGCATATACATCAGAGGAGGTAACGATGCTCTATTCATGCTTCCCCAAGGGCAACCTCACAAGAGCCGTCGAGCTGATGGCCGACCTTATAGGTTACTCCCGATTCCCCGAAAACGAAATCGACCGAGAGCGGGAAGTTGTGCTCGACGAGATAGACTCGTACCTCGACTCACCTTCCGATGCAATATTCGACGACTTCAACGACCTCATATTCGCAGGGTCATCACTCGGACACAACATTCTCGGTACTGCCGAAACCATAGAAACCTTCACGCCCGAGAGTTGCCGTGACTTCCTGTCGACCCACTACACGCCCGGCAACATGGTATTTTTCTACACCGGTCCCACCGCTCCTTCACGCGTCATGTCAACTGTCGAGCGTCATCTCGGATTCCTCAACCATTCCGTCAAGGAACTTCATGACGAAACGCCTCGCGAAGTAACGCCCTTCGACATTAGGAAGAAGCTCGGCACACACCAGTCACACACCGTGATAGGCGCTCGAATTCCGGGAATATACAGCCGAAGCAACCACACCTATGCGCTCCTGAACAATATAATAGGAGGCCCATGCATGAACTCTCGCCTTAATGTGTTGCTGCGTGAGCGTCACGGCTACGTATATTCAGTAGACTCTTACATATCGTCATTCACCGATTGCGGGCTCTTCACCGTCTACTTCGGATGCGATGAAAACCATGTAAAGCCATGTCGGCGACTCATCTTCAGGACTCTCGACGAGCTGGCCCAGTCGACAATGAGCATGCGCGCGCTCGATGCGGCAAAGAAGCAGTATCTCGGACAGACCATCGTTGCGGGAGCCAACGCCGAGCAGGTAGCCCTCGCCACCGGACGCTCAACGCTATTTCACCGTCACGCGCTGCATCCCGATGAAATAATTGAACGCATAATGGGCATAACGCCCGAGGATATAAGGCTTGCAGCCGAAAAGCTCACGCCGTCACGCTGCTCGATTCTAACATTTGGGCAGTAA
- a CDS encoding fibronectin type III domain-containing protein, translating to MKNIKIIAFALFGLLSSGLAACSDDDYKAPLEAAKPVHDGATYNSLTFHWDKVPGAVQYGYQLTGPGDVEVVTDVTNLTEVSITGLEPATTYKLSVWAYAFFESDNTTSVATLEATTAPIIKLSTPVLTVTNEGRAIVVTWDADENAKEYAYSCMIGNILYDEGTVTSPSVTFRNLPKGDYSVSVTAVTDEGGYESSAPGVATFAVTRSELWRVKGTYEAASGSSWDATLVAYDDNSYVLLAWYGVEGYNLEFAIDENDADGPMILTGDYSYDSSTGYYYVPVDDQNGVYVYPWSGYSNLSGDAVAGELTLSVYSSDYGTDVFVWGLSIDSLVGEYDYVTEGNDMYLSNPDSDWNSFSYSGTVNVEKVGDDSLSFDGLFWSGYPIVGKVDLDNRTITFEPQSWGTYVFASEIDSNQAVVATIGDDMSVTIAGWSAWYDGYPYIYDSRSVYTKQ from the coding sequence ATGAAAAATATCAAGATAATAGCTTTCGCTCTTTTCGGCTTGCTTTCATCGGGACTGGCTGCATGTAGCGATGACGATTACAAGGCGCCGCTTGAGGCGGCCAAGCCAGTTCATGACGGCGCGACCTACAATTCGCTGACATTTCATTGGGACAAGGTGCCGGGTGCGGTTCAATACGGCTATCAGCTGACAGGCCCCGGCGATGTCGAGGTTGTTACCGATGTCACAAATCTCACCGAAGTTTCAATAACCGGTCTTGAGCCTGCCACGACCTACAAGCTGAGCGTGTGGGCCTATGCATTCTTTGAAAGCGACAATACCACCTCGGTGGCTACTTTGGAGGCTACCACCGCTCCCATCATAAAGCTGTCAACTCCGGTGCTTACCGTTACTAATGAGGGTAGGGCGATAGTTGTGACATGGGATGCCGACGAGAATGCCAAGGAGTATGCCTACTCATGCATGATTGGAAATATACTGTATGACGAAGGTACGGTCACCTCTCCGTCAGTTACCTTCCGCAATCTGCCCAAGGGCGACTACTCGGTGAGCGTGACAGCAGTAACCGATGAAGGCGGTTATGAGTCGAGTGCTCCAGGCGTGGCGACATTTGCAGTTACACGTAGTGAACTTTGGCGTGTCAAAGGCACTTATGAGGCTGCATCGGGCAGCAGCTGGGATGCTACACTTGTAGCTTACGACGACAATTCCTACGTGTTGTTGGCGTGGTATGGGGTCGAAGGTTACAACCTTGAGTTTGCCATTGACGAGAACGATGCCGACGGCCCGATGATTCTCACCGGTGATTATAGCTATGACAGCAGTACGGGTTACTATTATGTGCCTGTAGATGACCAGAATGGTGTCTACGTATATCCTTGGAGCGGTTACAGTAACCTCTCGGGCGATGCTGTAGCCGGCGAGCTGACGCTGTCGGTTTATTCAAGTGATTATGGAACCGATGTATTTGTGTGGGGATTGTCTATTGATTCGCTTGTGGGTGAATACGACTATGTTACCGAAGGCAATGATATGTATCTAAGCAATCCTGATTCCGATTGGAATTCATTCAGTTATTCGGGTACGGTAAATGTTGAGAAGGTAGGCGACGATTCGCTGTCGTTTGACGGACTCTTCTGGTCGGGTTATCCCATTGTTGGGAAAGTAGATCTCGATAACCGCACTATAACATTTGAGCCGCAGTCTTGGGGAACCTACGTTTTTGCATCCGAGATTGATTCCAATCAGGCTGTAGTTGCTACAATAGGCGATGACATGAGTGTTACGATAGCAGGTTGGTCGGCATGGTATGATGGATATCCTTATATATATGACAGCCGTTCGGTCTACACCAAGCAATAA
- the dusB gene encoding tRNA dihydrouridine synthase DusB, with product MKIGQIDLGERPVMLAPMEDVTDHSFRLICKEQGADMVYTEFVSADALIRNISATTRKLHINPAERPTAIQIYGRETEPMVEAAKIVEEAAPDILDINFGCPVKKVAGKGAGAGMLRDIPKMLEITRAVVNAVKLPVTVKTRLGWDHDSRIIVELAEQLQDCGIQALTVHGRTRAQMYNGEADWEMIARVKENPRLHIPVIGNGDITIPQKALEAFTRYGVDGVMVGRASIGAPWVFHDIKQLLVNGSTDNQLSTAEKFSLLRRQITESIANIDEHRGILHIRRHLAASPLFKGIPHFRDTRIAMLRADTWDELDRILQHIEADIIPAFMNNTSTHYT from the coding sequence ATGAAAATCGGACAAATCGACTTAGGAGAACGCCCGGTGATGCTCGCTCCAATGGAGGATGTCACCGACCACTCGTTTCGGCTCATCTGTAAGGAACAGGGAGCCGACATGGTCTACACCGAATTCGTATCGGCCGATGCTCTCATACGCAACATAAGCGCTACAACACGCAAGCTCCACATAAACCCGGCTGAACGCCCCACGGCAATACAGATTTACGGTCGGGAAACCGAACCGATGGTAGAGGCCGCCAAGATAGTCGAGGAGGCCGCACCCGACATTCTTGACATAAACTTCGGATGCCCCGTAAAGAAAGTTGCCGGAAAAGGTGCCGGAGCAGGTATGTTGCGTGACATTCCCAAGATGCTTGAGATAACACGTGCCGTAGTCAACGCCGTTAAGTTGCCCGTGACAGTGAAAACCCGCCTCGGATGGGACCATGACAGCCGCATAATCGTCGAGCTTGCCGAGCAGCTTCAGGACTGCGGAATACAGGCTCTAACCGTACACGGACGCACACGCGCACAGATGTACAACGGCGAAGCCGACTGGGAGATGATAGCCCGCGTAAAGGAGAATCCCCGACTGCACATCCCGGTAATAGGCAACGGCGACATCACTATTCCGCAAAAGGCCCTCGAAGCGTTCACGCGTTATGGCGTTGACGGCGTTATGGTAGGTCGCGCCTCCATAGGTGCGCCATGGGTGTTCCACGACATCAAGCAACTGCTCGTCAACGGCTCGACCGACAACCAGCTGTCGACCGCCGAAAAATTCAGCCTTCTGCGACGACAAATCACCGAGAGCATCGCCAATATCGATGAACATCGAGGCATACTGCACATAAGGCGTCACCTTGCGGCATCGCCACTGTTCAAGGGAATACCCCACTTCCGCGACACCCGCATAGCCATGTTACGTGCCGACACGTGGGATGAACTCGACCGCATACTGCAACACATCGAAGCCGATATCATACCGGCTTTCATGAACAATACATCAACACATTATACCTAA